CCTTCGCGCCGATCGCGCGGGCGTGGCTGCCCCTGACCTATGCCGTCAACAGCCTGAACCGCTCGATGGGCCAGGGGGATTTCTATCCCTTCGTCCTGCCGCCCGCGGTGCTGGAAAAACTGGCCTTCATCCACGCCCTGGTCCACGGCGCCCGCACCGCCTGAATCGCGCGTCCCACCGGGGCGGCCGCGCCCGGCCGGCGCAAAGCCGTTTACTGTTGACCGTCCTTCGCCCATACATCCTGCATCATGGACATGGCGCAGATCCCTGTGGACGAGATGGTGGACGGCCGTGGCGGCGTCCGGCCCCATTGGCGCGGCCTGCTCAGCATGATCAGCGACCTCGGCCATCGCGAACTGCTCGAACGGGGCAGGCTGATGGCGCGCGCCCTGCACGACCAGACGGGGGCCGCCACCGCCGGCCACCCCGGCGGCTGCGACCCGATCCCGCTGCTGCTGACGGCGCAGGAATTCGCCGGCCTGGCCGATGGCCTGGTCCAGCGCGCCGGCCTGCTGGAGGCGGTGCTGCGCGACCTGTACGGCCCGCGCACCCTGCTGGCCGACGGGGTGCTGCCGCCGTCTCTGGTCTATCCCGCGCCGGGCTTCCTGCGCATGGGGCAGGGGCATGGTCCCGGCGCGCACCCCGGCACGCATCCCGGGGGGCGTGCCGCACCCTTCATGACCTTCTATTCGGCGGACCTGATCCGCGGGCCGGACGGGGCCTGGCGCGTGGTGGCCGACCGGGTGGCGCGCGCCAACGGGGTCGGCCAGGCGCTGGAAAACCGGCGGCAGATGATCCGCATGCTGCCCGAACTGTTTTCGGGGCGTCAGGTCCGGTCCCTGTCCCCGTTCTTCGACGCATGGCAGGACAGCCTGCAACGGCTGGCGGACCTGCCGGACCGTAATCCCGGCCTGGTGCTGCTGACCCCCCGCCCGCGCGGCATGCTGTGGGCGGAACACGTCATCCTGGCGCGCGAACTGGGCTGCGCACTGGCCGAAGCCGGCGACCTGGCGGTGCGCGACGGCGCCCTGTGGCTGAAGACCGTGCGCGGCCTGCGGCGGGTGGACGTGCTGCTGCTGCGCCAGGATGGCTGGACGGTCGATCCGCTGGAACTGGAAGGCGGCTCCACGCCTGGAATCGCGGGCCTGCTGGACGCGGCGCGCGGCGGGGCGGTCCATCTGGTCAACCACCCCGCCGCAGGCGTGGTCGAGGCCCCGGGCCTGGCCGCGTTCCTGCCGTCCCTGGCCCGGACCCTGCTGGGCCAGGACCTGAAGCTGGCGGATGTACGGACGGTCTGGCCGGCGGCGCCCGGCGGCGTCGACAGCCTGCTGTCCGGCGACCGGTCGGCCTGGTGGCTGCGCGACGCGACCGACCCGATGGCGCCGATCCGCCGCCTGGACCGCGCGGGAGGCGACATGATCGCCGCCCTGCGCGACCGGCCGGACCGCTTCGTGGCGGTCAAGGCCGTGGCGCCGTCGCTCGCGCCCTCGGTCCAGCCGGGCGGGATCGAACCCGCGTCGATCGTCCTGCGGCTGTTCGCCCTGTTTGACGGGACGGACTGGCAGGTCGTGCCGGGCGGGCTGGCCCGCCTGCTGCCCGACGCCGAGACCCCGCCGGGCAGTCCGATGCACCGCCCCCGCGACGGCCACGTCGTCACCAAGGATGTCTGGGTCATGGTCGAGGACACGGCCGACCTGGTCGGTACCGCCGCCATCCGCACCCCCATCCTGGCCATCCGGCGGGGGCAGGGCGACCTGCCCAGCCGCGCCGCCGACGATTTCTTCTGGCTGGGCCGCTACCTGGAGCAACTGGAGGACGCCGGCCGCGTACTGCGTGTGGTGACCCGCCGCGTCGGCCGGGTCGACGGGTCGCCCCGCGACCGCGCGGAACTGGAAACCGTGCTGCACCTCGCCCGCCGCGTCGGCCTGCTGCAGGGCGACGTCACGGTGGGGGCCGGGTTCGCGACCCTGGTGCGCGCGCTGTCGGCGGTCACGTTCGATTCCGGCCTGCTGCAGCGCCTGCTGTCCGAAATCGCGCGGGTCGCCGGCGGCCTGCGCGACCGCCTGACGGCCGAAACCTTCGACACCATCATCGAGGGGACCGACACCCTGCGCATCCAGATGCAGGACGCGCGCGTGCCCGGCGACCCGGGCCGCACGCTGGAACGGATCGGCCGCGTCACCGACAGCCTGCTGCGCTATGGCGCGACGATATCCGGGCTGACGGCGGAAAACATGGTCCGCAGCGGCGGGCGCCAGTTCCTCGACCTGGGGCGCCGGGTGGAACGGGCTGGCGCGATCCTGACCTCGGTCGCGCTGGTCCTGCGGCAGAAGGACGTCGACCAGCGGGGCCGGATGGAGGGCGCGCTGCGGCTGATGCTGGAACTCAGCGATTGCGCCATCACCTATCGCTCGCGCTATTTCGCGGTGCTGCAGCCCGCCCCGGTGCTGGACCTGCTGCTGCTGGACGAGGGCAATCCCCGCGGCGTCGCCTGCCAGATGGCGATGATCACCGAGTCCCTGGCCGACCTGGAAGGGGGCGGCGGGGACGCTGGCGGCGCGGACGGGGGCCTGGCCGGAACGGCGCGGGCGGTCATGGACCGGCTGCGCGCCCTGGTCGCGGACATGCTGGCATCCCCGCAGCAGGACGTCGCGGCGGCGGCGCTGCCCGACCGGATTCAGGATATCCATGATACGCTGCGCAGCCTGGGCCGGCAGATCGCCCGGCGCTATTTCGTCGTGCTGCCCCCCCCGCGCGCGGTGGGCGGCCTGCGCGGCGCGGACCGTTCCGGCGCGATGGACGGGACGATGGACGAATCATGATCTACCGCGTCCGCCACCTGACCCGCTACGCCTATGGCAGCCCGGTCGACCTCGCCGCCCACATCGTGCATGTCACGCCGCGCGACCTGCCGGGGCAGGTGGTGTGCTGGACCCGGCTGGACGTCACGCCGGCCCCGGCCCGGCGGGTGGACGGCCTGGATTACTTCGGCAACCGCATCGCCTGGCTGTATCACGAGGCCCCGCACCGCACGTTCGACGTCCTGGCGGATTCCGAAGTCGACGTCTCCTTCGCCCCGCCGCCGCCGGACGGCGCGACCCCGGCATGGGAGGACCTGGTCGCCATCGCCCGTGGCGGCGGCGATCCGGTTTGGGACGTGGCCGAATTCCTGTTCGACAGCCCGATGTGCGCGGCCAACCGCGCGGCGGGGGATTACGCGGCCCTGTCGTTCACGCCCGGCCGGCCGGTCCTGGCGGCGCTGCTGGAGCTCAACCGGCGGATCTATACCGAATTCCGCTTTCGCGCCGGTGTCACCACCCTCTCGACCCCGATCGAACAGACCCTCACCCGGCGCGAGGGTGTCTGCCAGGACTTCACCCACCTGATGGTCAGCGCCCTGCGCTGGATCGGCGTGCCGGCCCGCTACATGTCCGGCTATATCCGCACGCGCCCCCCGCCGGGCCAGAAGCGGCGGCTGGGCGCCGACCAGTCCCATGCCTGGGTCGCGGCCTGGCTGGGGCCGGACCATGGCTGGGTCGGGCTGGACCCGACGAACGGAATCGTGGTGCGGGACGAACATGTCGTCCTGGGCTGGGGGCGCGACTATGCCGACATCAGCCCGGTGCACGGGCTGATCCTGGGGGGCGGCAACGACGTGCTGACGGTGGGCGTGGACCTGGTTCCGGCCGACGAATGGCCGGATGACCTGGCCGGCGGCTGACGGGGCTTCGCCCCACGTCCCGCCACAGGCCGGGGGCCTTGGGAAACCGATTCGGTCAGGGGCTGGATTTCTGCAGGCCGGACTCGAAGCCCATGCTCTGCCAGACTTCCTTCTGGGTCATCGGGTGTTTCTTCCTGCCCCCGCCGCCGCAGGCAGCGACCGACAGAAGCAGGGCAGCCAAGCCTAAAAGCCGAATAGTCTGGAACAACGATGCCTCCCGCCTGGACAGGCGGCGTTCATAGCAGGAAATCCGCCCCGCGCGGAAGATCCGGCGTCCCATACGGGGCAGGGGCTTTCCTTGCCGGGGAAACGGGCCGATATAACCGGTCGTAACCCGTCAGGTCACAGGAAGCGGCAGGACAGAATGCTGAAGACCCTTACGCCGGAACCGATGCGCATCCTCCATACCGTCGCCGACCTGCGGCACGTCGTGCGCGCCTGGAAGCAGGACGGGCTGACGGTCGGGCTGGTGCCCACGATGGGCGCGCTGCATGACGGGCACCTCAGCCTGGTGCGGGCGGCCCAGCAGGAAATGGACCGGGTGATCGTCTCGATCTTCGTCAACCCCACGCAATTCGACAATCCGGCCGACCTGGACAGCTACCCCCAGACCCTGGACGAGGATTCGCGCCTGCTGGCCGACGCCGGCACGCATATCCTCTACGCCCCCACGGTGGCCGAGATGTATCCGCCCGGCTTTTCGACCACGATCTCGGTGGCCGGCGTATCCGAAGGGCTGTGCGGCGCCCACCGTCCCGGCCATTTCGACGGGGTGGCCACGGTGGTGTGCAAGCTGTTCCTGCAAAGCCAGGCCGACGCCGCCTTTTTCGGCGAGAAGGATTTCCAGCAGGTCCATGTCGTGCGCCGCATGGCCGCCGACCTCGACATCCCGATCCGCCTGGTGGCCTGCCCGACCCGGCGCGAGGATGACGGGCTGGCCATGTCGTCGCGCAATCGCCGCCTGACCGCCCCCGGCGAACGCGATCGCGCCCGCGCCCTGCCGCGGGCCCTGGGCGACGCCGCGCGGGACATCGCCGCCGGCCGTCCCGTGGGACCGGTGCTGGCGGCGACGCGGACGCGCCTGCTGGATGCCGGCTTCGCCGAAATCGAGTATCTGGAATTGCGGCGCGATTCCGACCTGGCCCCCATGGCGCAGCGCGACGACCAGCCGGCGCGCCTGCTGGTGGCCGGCCGGCTGGGCACGGTCCGCCTGATCGACAACGTGCCGGTAGCTGGGGAAGAAGAGCCGGGCCCGGCCCGGGCCGGCAAGGGGTTGGGGACCCCTTGACCCCAATTCGTCTTCCTACACGTCCAGCGGGCGGGCTTCGTCCGGCAGCATGATGGGAATCCCGTCGCGGATCGGGAAGGCCAGGCCGGCCTGGCGGCTGATCAGCTCGCCGGCCTCGCGGTCATAGATCAGCGGCCCCTTGGTGACGGGGCAGACCAGGACGGACAGCAGGCGGGGGTCCAGGGGGGCTTGGGCGGTTTCGGTCATCGGATCGGTCCTCTCTCCTGCCATCCTTACGACGGCGGGTGGTCAGATGCACCCTCCTCGGGCTCATGTCCAGCCAGGTCCAGCAGGGTCTGCAACGTTCGGGCCCTGTCGTTCAGCGACCCGGATTCCAGCAGCGCCTGCTTTTCGGCCGCCGGGAAGGGGCAGATCATCGGCAGGGTGATCAGCAGGGCTTCGTCGTCCATCTGCTCGATCACGCTCCAGCGGGCGCCGAAGCCCCGCCGGCGGCAATAGCGGCGCAGCGCCGTGATCATGCGGGGCCGGTCATAGAACGGGTCCTCGCCATCGGTCAGGTCGCTGGCGAAGGATGACGCGTCGATCCGCGCCCGGCGGTATCCCCGATGCAGCCCGGTTTCGCGCAACAGCCGGAATCGCACCATTCCCAGCAGCGTCACGGCATAGGTGCCGTCCGACCGCTCGGTCATCGACGTGATGCGCCCGGCGCACCCGATATCGTACAGGGCGGGCAGCGGCGCCGGCTGCATCTCGTCGCCGTCATCCTCGTCCATCGCATCGCGGCGGGGCTGGATCATGCCGATCAGGCGCGACCCGGCCATCGCGTCCTCGACCAGGGCGATATAGCGCGGTTCGAAGATATTCAGCGGCAGCTTGGCCCGGGGCAGCAGCACCGTATCGCGCAGCGGGAACAATCCCAGTTCGGGCGGCAGGTCCGCCAGCGTCATGTCGTGCGGGCGCGGCACGGCGCGCGGAATATCGTCGCCGCTCAATGCCGTGCCGCCCCCCGCATCATGAAAACAGCAGCGCGGACATACGCCGCCGGGCCTGCAGGGTCGCCGGGTCGTCATGGCCCCAGGACTCGAACAGCCGGATCAATTGCAGCCGCGCCGCATCGTCGTTCCAGGCACGGTCCTGGCGCATGATGGTCAGCAGTTCGTCGGCGGCTTCCTGCCGGTGGCCGGCCGCGTTCAGGGCGGCGGCCAGTTCGTAGCGGGCCTCGTGGTCCGCCGGATTCGCGGCCAGCCGCCGGCGCAGCCCTTCGGATGCCTCGGCGGCCTTGCGGCCCTCGCGCTTCAGGTCCAGCGCGGCGCGGGCGCCGGTGATCTCGGCATGGTCGGCAATCCTGGCCGGCACGTCGGCCAGTGCGGCCTCGGCGGCGTCCTCGTCCCCCATCACGATCAGCGCCCGCACCAGGCCGCCCCAGGCGGCGGCGTTTTCGGGTTCGATCTCCAGGGTCTGGGCATACAGGCCGGCCGCTTCCTCGGCGCTGCCGGCCTCCAGCGCCGCGCGGGCCGCGACGATCAGGTCCGCCGCCGGCATGCTGCCGCCGCCCGCGGCCTTCAGCAGTCCTTCGACGAAGCGCTTGATCTCGCTTTCCGGCTGCGCGCCCTGGAACAGGTCCAGGATCTGCCCCTGCCAGAAGGCGGCCACCAGCGGGATGGACTGCAGCGGCAGCCCGACCTGGGTCAGTTGCTGGGCCAGGGCCCGGTTGGCGTCGACATCGATCTTGACCAGCTTCACGCGGCCGCCGGCCGACCGGACGATCTTTTCCAGCACCGGGGTCAACTGGCGGCACGGCCCGCACCAGGTGGCCCAGAAATCGACCAGGACCGGCAGGGTACGGCTGGCCTCCAGGACATCCTGCATGAAGGTGTCCTGGGTGCCGTCGACGATCATCGCACCATTCCCGCCGGGCCCGGCCGGCGCTCCGGCCATCCCCGACGGCGCGGCGGGAACGCCTGCCTCGTCCACCAGGCCGCCGGTAGCGCGCTGGCCGCCGCGGGACTGACCGATGATGTAATCCATAGAACCCGATCCTGCCTGTTTGTCTTGTTCCAGCCGCCGACCCGCGGCCCGGCGCCGTATGAAACCAAGACCTAACATTGTCATCCCCCGCCTGTCCCACAAGCCGCAGCACCCCCCACGCGCAAAAAACGCAAAAGATGAATTTCCCCCCTTGTCAGGCAGTTCGCTTTCCCTTACACCCCCCTCCACCGACACGGTGCGGGCGTAGCTCAGGGGTAGAGCACAACCTTGCCAAGGTTGGGGTCGTGGGTTCGAATCCCATCGCCCGCTCCAGATTTTCTATGGAAAGTCAGTCGGTTACGGGAAGCCGCCGCAAGGCGGCTTTCGTCGTATTGGGGCCTGGCCGACACCAGGCCGGCACGCTCCCGCGCGCACAGCCCCTCATTTTCTGCGTGCGGATCATCTGCTCAGGAACGGCACGCGGGCCAGCTATCCGGTGGTCCTGCCCCTGTCCCGCCAGTGGCACGATCTGCCGAAGCAGGATCGAAGCTGGTATGCGCATCGCCCCAGCTTTTCAGCGCCATGATGACGGGCTCAAGGCTCCGGCCGCGCTCGGTGAGGGTGTATTCCACCTTGGGCGGTACTTCGGCGTAGACCGTCCGTAGAACGAACCCATCGTGCTCCAGTTCGCGTAATTGCGCTGTCAGCATGCGCGGCGTGACGTTCGGCAAACGCTTTCGGATGGCGTTGAAGCGCATGGTTCCCTGCAGAAGATGGAAAAGGATGAC
This genomic stretch from Gluconacetobacter diazotrophicus PA1 5 harbors:
- a CDS encoding thioredoxin family protein, with protein sequence MDYIIGQSRGGQRATGGLVDEAGVPAAPSGMAGAPAGPGGNGAMIVDGTQDTFMQDVLEASRTLPVLVDFWATWCGPCRQLTPVLEKIVRSAGGRVKLVKIDVDANRALAQQLTQVGLPLQSIPLVAAFWQGQILDLFQGAQPESEIKRFVEGLLKAAGGGSMPAADLIVAARAALEAGSAEEAAGLYAQTLEIEPENAAAWGGLVRALIVMGDEDAAEAALADVPARIADHAEITGARAALDLKREGRKAAEASEGLRRRLAANPADHEARYELAAALNAAGHRQEAADELLTIMRQDRAWNDDAARLQLIRLFESWGHDDPATLQARRRMSALLFS
- a CDS encoding Trm112 family protein codes for the protein MTETAQAPLDPRLLSVLVCPVTKGPLIYDREAGELISRQAGLAFPIRDGIPIMLPDEARPLDV
- a CDS encoding winged helix-turn-helix transcriptional regulator, with product MPRIRHRRLDCSPGCAVEATLELIDGKWKGVILFHLLQGTMRFNAIRKRLPNVTPRMLTAQLRELEHDGFVLRTVYAEVPPKVEYTLTERGRSLEPVIMALKSWGDAHTSFDPASADRATGGTGAGPPDSWPACRS
- a CDS encoding transglutaminase family protein, whose protein sequence is MIYRVRHLTRYAYGSPVDLAAHIVHVTPRDLPGQVVCWTRLDVTPAPARRVDGLDYFGNRIAWLYHEAPHRTFDVLADSEVDVSFAPPPPDGATPAWEDLVAIARGGGDPVWDVAEFLFDSPMCAANRAAGDYAALSFTPGRPVLAALLELNRRIYTEFRFRAGVTTLSTPIEQTLTRREGVCQDFTHLMVSALRWIGVPARYMSGYIRTRPPPGQKRRLGADQSHAWVAAWLGPDHGWVGLDPTNGIVVRDEHVVLGWGRDYADISPVHGLILGGGNDVLTVGVDLVPADEWPDDLAGG
- a CDS encoding LON peptidase substrate-binding domain-containing protein; the protein is MTLADLPPELGLFPLRDTVLLPRAKLPLNIFEPRYIALVEDAMAGSRLIGMIQPRRDAMDEDDGDEMQPAPLPALYDIGCAGRITSMTERSDGTYAVTLLGMVRFRLLRETGLHRGYRRARIDASSFASDLTDGEDPFYDRPRMITALRRYCRRRGFGARWSVIEQMDDEALLITLPMICPFPAAEKQALLESGSLNDRARTLQTLLDLAGHEPEEGASDHPPS
- a CDS encoding circularly permuted type 2 ATP-grasp protein, whose amino-acid sequence is MAQIPVDEMVDGRGGVRPHWRGLLSMISDLGHRELLERGRLMARALHDQTGAATAGHPGGCDPIPLLLTAQEFAGLADGLVQRAGLLEAVLRDLYGPRTLLADGVLPPSLVYPAPGFLRMGQGHGPGAHPGTHPGGRAAPFMTFYSADLIRGPDGAWRVVADRVARANGVGQALENRRQMIRMLPELFSGRQVRSLSPFFDAWQDSLQRLADLPDRNPGLVLLTPRPRGMLWAEHVILARELGCALAEAGDLAVRDGALWLKTVRGLRRVDVLLLRQDGWTVDPLELEGGSTPGIAGLLDAARGGAVHLVNHPAAGVVEAPGLAAFLPSLARTLLGQDLKLADVRTVWPAAPGGVDSLLSGDRSAWWLRDATDPMAPIRRLDRAGGDMIAALRDRPDRFVAVKAVAPSLAPSVQPGGIEPASIVLRLFALFDGTDWQVVPGGLARLLPDAETPPGSPMHRPRDGHVVTKDVWVMVEDTADLVGTAAIRTPILAIRRGQGDLPSRAADDFFWLGRYLEQLEDAGRVLRVVTRRVGRVDGSPRDRAELETVLHLARRVGLLQGDVTVGAGFATLVRALSAVTFDSGLLQRLLSEIARVAGGLRDRLTAETFDTIIEGTDTLRIQMQDARVPGDPGRTLERIGRVTDSLLRYGATISGLTAENMVRSGGRQFLDLGRRVERAGAILTSVALVLRQKDVDQRGRMEGALRLMLELSDCAITYRSRYFAVLQPAPVLDLLLLDEGNPRGVACQMAMITESLADLEGGGGDAGGADGGLAGTARAVMDRLRALVADMLASPQQDVAAAALPDRIQDIHDTLRSLGRQIARRYFVVLPPPRAVGGLRGADRSGAMDGTMDES
- the panC gene encoding pantoate--beta-alanine ligase — protein: MLKTLTPEPMRILHTVADLRHVVRAWKQDGLTVGLVPTMGALHDGHLSLVRAAQQEMDRVIVSIFVNPTQFDNPADLDSYPQTLDEDSRLLADAGTHILYAPTVAEMYPPGFSTTISVAGVSEGLCGAHRPGHFDGVATVVCKLFLQSQADAAFFGEKDFQQVHVVRRMAADLDIPIRLVACPTRREDDGLAMSSRNRRLTAPGERDRARALPRALGDAARDIAAGRPVGPVLAATRTRLLDAGFAEIEYLELRRDSDLAPMAQRDDQPARLLVAGRLGTVRLIDNVPVAGEEEPGPARAGKGLGTP